A genome region from Pantanalinema sp. includes the following:
- a CDS encoding Hsp20/alpha crystallin family protein, which translates to MALTRWEPVGVRSLRDQFNRMFEDVMTPAMRSGFGLVGPALDVYEKDGEVYVEAELPGMAIKDVEITSTENTLTLKGETSRETEVNEENYHRSERRFGSFVRTIELPSPINPEQAKASFKDGVLTIHAPLAAGATPKRIAVEGEKS; encoded by the coding sequence ATGGCACTCACGCGATGGGAGCCCGTGGGCGTTCGTTCGCTCAGAGACCAGTTCAACCGGATGTTCGAGGACGTCATGACCCCGGCCATGCGCAGCGGGTTCGGTCTGGTGGGGCCGGCGCTCGACGTGTACGAGAAGGACGGCGAGGTCTACGTCGAGGCCGAGTTGCCCGGCATGGCCATCAAGGACGTCGAGATCACCTCGACCGAGAACACCCTCACCCTCAAGGGCGAGACAAGCCGGGAAACCGAGGTCAACGAGGAGAATTACCACCGCTCGGAGCGGCGCTTCGGCTCGTTCGTTCGCACGATCGAGCTTCCGAGCCCGATCAACCCCGAGCAGGCCAAGGCGTCGTTCAAGGACGGCGTGCTGACCATCCATGCGCCCCTGGCCGCGGGGGCGACACCCAAGCGGATCGCCGTGGAGGGCGAGAAGTCATAG
- a CDS encoding ABC transporter ATP-binding protein — MIRIRDVKKRYQAGDQAIFALAGVSLDIQEGEFVAIMGTSGSGKSTLMNIIGCLDRASEGEYALDGLPIAQYDDNALAGVRNRKLGFVFQSFNLLPRTTALENVALPLLYAGVKPAERRARALEALDRVGLSDRAGHTPSQLSGGQQQRVAIARAIVNRPRILLADEPTGALDSRTSDEIMALFTALNAQGMTVVLVTHEPDVAAYARRIIRFRDGRILSDEANVPTRSAHA; from the coding sequence ATGATTCGCATCCGGGACGTCAAGAAGCGCTACCAGGCCGGTGACCAGGCGATTTTCGCCCTGGCCGGGGTGAGTCTCGACATCCAGGAGGGCGAGTTCGTCGCCATCATGGGCACGAGCGGCTCGGGCAAGTCCACCCTCATGAACATCATCGGCTGCCTGGATCGAGCGAGCGAGGGCGAGTACGCCCTGGACGGCCTGCCCATCGCCCAGTACGACGACAACGCCCTGGCCGGGGTCCGCAACCGGAAGCTCGGCTTCGTGTTCCAGAGCTTCAACCTCCTGCCCCGCACCACCGCCCTGGAGAACGTCGCGCTGCCCCTGCTCTACGCGGGGGTCAAGCCCGCCGAGCGCAGGGCCCGCGCCCTCGAGGCCCTCGATCGGGTGGGGCTTTCCGATCGCGCCGGCCACACCCCGAGCCAGCTCTCGGGCGGCCAGCAGCAGCGGGTGGCCATCGCCCGCGCCATCGTCAACCGCCCCAGGATCCTGCTCGCCGACGAGCCGACCGGCGCCCTCGACTCCAGGACCAGCGACGAGATCATGGCCCTGTTCACGGCCCTCAACGCCCAGGGGATGACGGTCGTGCTCGTGACCCACGAGCCCGACGTGGCCGCCTACGCGCGGCGGATCATCCGGTTCAGGGATGGCCGCATCCTCTCCGACGAGGCCAACGTGCCCACGAGGTCCGCCCACGCATGA